One Brachybacterium aquaticum genomic region harbors:
- a CDS encoding DedA family protein: MSLLHMLMDPAQLLAHFGTAFWGIAHLIVFIECGLPFPLLPGDSLLFAVGMFSHGGQLGVPLIVSLLTLMVAAFAGNVAGYEIGRGVGARLYERDGRFLKRKHFDRTIEFFDRYGRRALVLGRFVPVVRTFITVVAGAGQMPRRVFLTWSAVGAALWVTLITTLGYAFGEVAVIRDHLEIAVLVLVALSVLPKVIEAQRRKLRGPARSDAASADAAESDSAEFTSAESTSAKVDAVEVA, translated from the coding sequence ATGTCTCTCCTCCACATGCTGATGGACCCCGCCCAGCTGCTCGCGCACTTCGGTACCGCGTTCTGGGGGATCGCCCACCTCATCGTCTTCATCGAGTGCGGGCTGCCGTTCCCGCTCTTGCCCGGCGACTCGCTGCTGTTCGCGGTGGGGATGTTCTCCCACGGCGGGCAGCTCGGCGTGCCGCTGATCGTCTCGCTGCTGACGCTGATGGTCGCGGCCTTCGCCGGCAACGTCGCGGGATACGAGATCGGTCGCGGCGTCGGCGCGAGGCTCTACGAGCGCGACGGCCGCTTCCTCAAGCGCAAGCACTTCGACCGCACCATCGAGTTCTTCGACCGCTACGGCCGGCGCGCCCTGGTGCTCGGCCGGTTCGTGCCCGTGGTGCGCACCTTCATCACCGTCGTCGCGGGCGCCGGGCAGATGCCGCGCCGCGTGTTCCTGACCTGGTCCGCCGTGGGTGCGGCCCTGTGGGTCACCCTCATCACGACGCTCGGCTACGCCTTCGGCGAGGTCGCCGTGATCCGCGACCACCTCGAGATCGCCGTGCTCGTCCTCGTCGCACTCTCGGTGCTGCCGAAGGTGATCGAGGCGCAGCGCCGGAAGCTGCGGGGACCGGCGCGGTCCGACGCCGCGTCTGCTGATGCTGCGGAGTCCGACTCCGCGGAGTTCACCTCCGCAGAGTCCACCTCCGCGAAGGTCGACGCCGTCGAGGTGGCCTGA
- a CDS encoding GNAT family N-acetyltransferase, whose amino-acid sequence MTVEPHVALRRLRVADAAAVHAAFASAPDMERQGDVATLVDAERYVARLVSESSPHEGWAIAADDALVGLVCVSVDEANLSGWFGYWMTESARGRGWMRRAAATVADWALTTRGLERLELGHRVNNPASGRVARAAGFVREGTERGKFLIDGERIDVDTYGRLRTDPGSQADPLPMSDAR is encoded by the coding sequence ATGACCGTCGAACCCCACGTGGCGCTGCGTCGACTGCGCGTGGCCGACGCGGCCGCGGTGCACGCGGCATTCGCCTCCGCGCCTGACATGGAACGCCAGGGAGACGTGGCGACGCTGGTGGACGCGGAGCGCTACGTCGCACGCCTCGTCTCCGAGAGCTCGCCGCACGAGGGGTGGGCCATCGCCGCGGACGACGCACTGGTCGGACTCGTGTGCGTCAGCGTCGACGAGGCCAACCTCAGTGGATGGTTCGGGTACTGGATGACGGAGTCCGCGCGCGGCCGCGGGTGGATGCGTCGCGCGGCGGCGACCGTCGCGGACTGGGCGCTCACCACCCGGGGTCTCGAACGGCTCGAGCTCGGGCACCGCGTGAACAACCCCGCCTCCGGTCGCGTGGCACGAGCAGCCGGATTCGTCAGGGAGGGAACCGAGCGCGGCAAGTTCCTCATCGATGGCGAGCGGATCGACGTCGACACCTACGGGCGGCTGCGCACCGATCCCGGTTCACAAGCCGACCCGCTCCCCATGTCCGACGCGAGATGA
- a CDS encoding HigA family addiction module antitoxin yields MPDKLYPPVHPGEVLMEDFINGFGITQNKLAVSIGVPPRRINEIVHGKRAITADTALRLGRYFGVDPQFWLTLQTRYDLEIAEARVADQIDAIAPLQSA; encoded by the coding sequence ATGCCGGACAAGCTCTATCCCCCGGTCCACCCCGGCGAGGTCCTGATGGAGGACTTCATCAACGGCTTCGGCATCACCCAGAACAAGCTCGCTGTCTCCATCGGAGTGCCGCCCAGGCGGATCAACGAGATCGTGCACGGCAAGCGCGCGATCACGGCGGACACTGCACTGCGCCTGGGACGCTACTTCGGGGTGGATCCGCAGTTCTGGCTCACTCTGCAGACCAGGTACGACCTGGAGATCGCGGAGGCCCGCGTCGCCGATCAGATCGACGCGATCGCACCGCTGCAGTCGGCATGA
- a CDS encoding type II toxin-antitoxin system RelE/ParE family toxin, with protein MIRSFADRGTERVWRREPAKRLDPRIHRTANRKLHLLDAATTLETLRIPPGNRLEALKGGRVGQHSIRVNDQWRICLTWTDAGPEDVEIVDYH; from the coding sequence ATGATCAGGTCGTTCGCCGACCGGGGCACCGAGCGCGTGTGGCGTCGCGAACCGGCGAAGAGACTTGATCCGCGCATCCACAGGACCGCGAATCGGAAGCTGCATCTGCTCGATGCCGCCACCACTCTCGAAACGCTGCGCATACCGCCGGGCAACCGCTTGGAGGCCCTCAAGGGGGGCCGGGTCGGCCAGCACAGCATTCGGGTGAACGACCAGTGGAGGATCTGCTTGACGTGGACGGATGCGGGCCCGGAGGACGTCGAGATCGTGGACTACCACTGA